DNA sequence from the Candidatus Goldiibacteriota bacterium genome:
GCGGGATAAAAAGGACGCCATAAGGATACTGTCAAAGCTAAGTTCAAATACGCACTCTGTTATAACTTCAATCGCGTTAATTGACGCGCAGACAGGCAAATCAGTCGTAACATACGATGAATCAAGGATTTATTTTAAAAAGATGAGCCCGACTGCGGTTAGAAAGTATATAGATGAAAACCACGTGCTGGATAAGGCAGGGGCGTATGCAATACAGGAAAACTCCGACCCGTTTGTAAGGAAGTTCACGGGCAGCTATTATAATATCGTGGGCCTGCCGATAGAGAAACTGATGAAAACACTTAAGATGTGGAGCCAAATTTAGAAAAGCCGAGGGACGGATGCACGGAGGGACAGAGGGACGGAAGTATTAAGAACATGAGGGACGGAAGGTCGGATGCACGGAGGGACGGAAGTAGTGAAAAAACGAGGGACGGAAGTATTAAGAACATGAGGGACGGAAGTGAAATCGAACATCTTAAGTTCTGGTAGACGCGGGTCTTTAGCCCGCGGTAGTTGAAATGGTCTTTAATGGTTAAATGAATAGGGGA
Encoded proteins:
- the maf gene encoding septum formation protein Maf, producing MQNLILASTSPRRKDILKQFGIKFKVMAPDADEDAIKKSLKTDNPYEIANIIAYEKAKSVLSKVKKGIILGSDTIVVLKGEILGKPRDKKDAIRILSKLSSNTHSVITSIALIDAQTGKSVVTYDESRIYFKKMSPTAVRKYIDENHVLDKAGAYAIQENSDPFVRKFTGSYYNIVGLPIEKLMKTLKMWSQI